The Kitasatospora paranensis genome has a window encoding:
- a CDS encoding MarR family winged helix-turn-helix transcriptional regulator: MSTETTGLRVADLSALLTHTSHVLATRMTAAFAELGITPRAFCVLHHALETERTQIQLAELSDLDKTTMVVTVDELEGAGLAERRPSRTDRRARVIHVTPAGEQAVADGARIADRVHQDVLDALPADDRAAFVRALSALSEGHLAVPVESERPVRRARRTRS, from the coding sequence ATGAGCACCGAAACCACCGGCCTCCGGGTGGCCGACCTCTCGGCCCTGCTGACCCACACCAGCCACGTGCTGGCCACCCGGATGACGGCCGCCTTCGCCGAACTCGGGATCACCCCGCGCGCCTTCTGCGTCCTGCACCACGCGCTGGAGACCGAGCGGACCCAGATCCAGCTGGCCGAGCTCTCCGACCTGGACAAGACCACCATGGTGGTCACCGTCGACGAACTGGAGGGCGCCGGCCTCGCGGAGCGCCGGCCGTCCCGCACCGACCGCCGGGCCCGGGTCATCCATGTGACCCCGGCCGGCGAGCAGGCCGTCGCGGACGGCGCAAGGATCGCCGACCGGGTGCACCAGGACGTGCTGGACGCCCTGCCCGCCGACGACCGGGCGGCGTTCGTCCGGGCGCTCTCGGCGCTGTCCGAAGGTCATCTCGCCGTGCCGGTGGAGTCCGAGCGCCCGGTGCGGCGGGCCCGCCGCACCCGAAGCTAA
- a CDS encoding RNA polymerase subunit sigma-70, with protein sequence MSETKQLAADASSRDPAIGLRAVRALRDLADRLEDLQVGNARTQGWSWQEIAACLGVSRQAVHKKYAKRLFGGRGEG encoded by the coding sequence ATGAGCGAGACGAAGCAGCTCGCGGCGGACGCGAGCAGTCGTGATCCCGCGATCGGCCTGCGGGCCGTCCGGGCACTGCGCGACCTGGCCGACCGGCTGGAGGACCTCCAGGTGGGCAACGCCCGTACGCAGGGCTGGTCCTGGCAGGAGATCGCCGCCTGCCTGGGCGTGAGCCGGCAGGCGGTGCACAAGAAGTACGCCAAGCGGTTGTTCGGTGGGAGAGGAGAGGGCTGA
- a CDS encoding Clp protease N-terminal domain-containing protein — translation MFERFTARARQAVTRAQAEARELGAERIGAEHLLLALLADAEDPVAVLLAGGGLDHAAAREDLVRLAAGAVDGRALAAIGVDLDAVREAVESVFGEGALGRPAAAERGPRRRATFSGPAKKVLELSLREALRLRQKEIGTGHLLLGLLRAEDGTVTEVLAAHGIDREQLRSEVEAELARSGGGPPDTHPGTGLRGRGGPGLPGGTGAERQWGQLTVNSPVESKS, via the coding sequence ATGTTCGAGAGGTTCACGGCCCGGGCGCGGCAGGCCGTCACCCGGGCGCAGGCGGAGGCGCGCGAGCTGGGCGCGGAGCGGATCGGTGCGGAGCACCTGCTGCTGGCGCTCCTGGCCGACGCCGAGGACCCGGTCGCGGTGCTGCTCGCCGGGGGCGGGCTGGACCACGCCGCGGCCCGGGAAGATCTCGTCCGGCTGGCGGCGGGCGCGGTCGACGGCCGGGCCCTCGCGGCGATCGGCGTCGACCTGGACGCCGTCCGGGAGGCGGTGGAGTCCGTGTTCGGCGAGGGCGCCCTGGGCCGGCCGGCGGCGGCCGAGCGGGGCCCGCGCCGGCGGGCCACCTTCTCCGGCCCGGCCAAGAAGGTGCTGGAACTGTCCCTGCGCGAGGCGCTCCGGCTGCGGCAGAAGGAGATCGGCACCGGCCACCTGCTGCTCGGCCTGCTCCGCGCGGAGGACGGCACCGTCACCGAGGTGCTCGCCGCCCACGGCATCGATCGGGAGCAGTTGCGGTCCGAGGTCGAGGCCGAGCTGGCCCGCAGCGGGGGAGGGCCGCCTGACACCCACCCGGGTACGGGGCTCCGGGGCAGGGGCGGCCCCGGGTTACCGGGTGGTACGGGCGCGGAGCGTCAGTGGGGGCAACTGACCGTCAACTCGCCCGTTGAGTCGAAAAGCTGA
- a CDS encoding ATP-binding protein — translation MAHQGRDGSLIAWTAAGALLGIAVAAGAVTLAPAAHRAAVAAALGGATLFWCALVAYAARLGGRARHAERHLATAQRDLAETGATAGSLQAELTAAHTTAGALRAALATAQIEAKEGRADLAQSRAVEQNVRAELAALHEAHASAVRDRTELAALRDQVLPDVVERLRAGASVDAVLARHDLPVHHALLRTFAEEVARGERQRAAALAVCATAAGRVQALATSMHAELRDMQHRHGEDVLGDLLALDHSTAQVGRMADSIAVLTGARSGRRWTKPIGVESVLRGALGRIGAYQRVRLHSASTAAVAGYAAEGVMHVLAELLDNAANFSAPPGEVHVYVEEVHSGLVITVEDGGLGLSESWLRRAELAVGAASLDLTALSAGTRLGLAVVGSLARKHGLSISFRPSARGGTGVVVLIPEQLVTHPAPALARTLAEDRPAAAPARAERAPQSARPALETAPPPADRDLEPATPAAPGNGLPQRRRGQTLAAATPADAPTAPRRPDRTGAALSAARFGAFRKALQGAETPDASPKDDA, via the coding sequence GTGGCACACCAGGGACGCGACGGCAGCCTCATCGCGTGGACGGCCGCCGGCGCCCTGCTCGGCATCGCCGTCGCGGCCGGCGCCGTCACCCTCGCCCCCGCGGCCCACCGGGCCGCCGTCGCGGCCGCGCTCGGCGGCGCCACCCTGTTCTGGTGCGCCCTGGTGGCGTACGCCGCCCGGCTCGGCGGCCGGGCCCGGCACGCCGAGCGCCACCTCGCCACCGCCCAGCGGGACCTGGCCGAGACCGGCGCCACCGCGGGCTCCCTGCAGGCCGAGCTCACCGCCGCGCACACCACCGCGGGCGCGCTGCGCGCGGCCCTGGCCACCGCTCAGATCGAGGCCAAGGAGGGCCGCGCCGACCTGGCGCAGTCCCGGGCCGTCGAGCAGAACGTGCGCGCCGAGCTCGCCGCGCTGCACGAGGCGCACGCCTCCGCCGTCCGCGACCGCACCGAACTCGCCGCCCTGCGCGACCAGGTGCTGCCCGACGTGGTCGAACGCCTGCGGGCCGGCGCCTCGGTGGACGCCGTGCTCGCCCGCCACGACCTGCCCGTCCACCACGCCCTGCTGCGGACGTTCGCCGAGGAGGTCGCCCGCGGCGAACGCCAGCGCGCCGCCGCCCTCGCGGTCTGCGCCACGGCCGCCGGACGCGTCCAGGCCCTGGCCACCTCCATGCACGCCGAACTGCGCGACATGCAGCACCGGCACGGCGAGGACGTCCTCGGCGACCTGCTCGCCCTCGACCACTCCACCGCCCAGGTCGGCCGGATGGCCGACTCCATCGCCGTCCTCACCGGGGCCCGCTCCGGCCGCCGCTGGACGAAGCCGATCGGCGTGGAGTCCGTCCTGCGCGGCGCACTCGGCCGGATCGGCGCCTACCAGCGGGTCCGGCTGCACTCCGCCTCCACCGCCGCGGTGGCCGGCTACGCGGCCGAGGGCGTCATGCACGTCCTCGCCGAACTCCTCGACAACGCCGCGAACTTCTCCGCCCCGCCGGGCGAGGTCCACGTGTACGTCGAGGAGGTCCACTCCGGCCTGGTGATCACCGTGGAGGACGGCGGCCTCGGCCTCAGCGAGAGCTGGCTGCGCCGCGCCGAACTCGCGGTCGGCGCCGCGTCGCTGGACCTCACCGCGCTCTCCGCCGGCACCCGGCTGGGCCTCGCCGTGGTCGGTTCGCTGGCCCGCAAGCACGGCCTGTCGATCTCCTTCCGCCCGTCCGCCCGCGGCGGCACCGGCGTCGTGGTGCTGATCCCCGAGCAGCTGGTCACCCACCCGGCGCCGGCCCTCGCCCGCACCCTCGCCGAGGACCGCCCGGCCGCCGCGCCGGCGCGGGCCGAGCGCGCACCGCAGTCCGCCCGGCCCGCGCTGGAGACCGCGCCGCCGCCGGCCGACCGCGACCTCGAACCCGCAACCCCGGCCGCCCCGGGCAACGGCCTGCCGCAGCGTCGCCGCGGGCAGACCCTGGCGGCGGCGACCCCGGCGGACGCGCCCACCGCGCCGCGCCGGCCGGACCGCACCGGAGCGGCACTCTCCGCAGCCCGCTTCGGCGCCTTCCGCAAGGCCCTGCAAGGGGCCGAGACCCCCGACGCCTCCCCGAAGGACGATGCCTGA
- a CDS encoding roadblock/LC7 domain-containing protein, whose amino-acid sequence MSSSTDRDLDWLLENLLTATPGARHALVLSADGLKLCHTAELGTDRADQLAAIASGMQSLAHGASIEFGDRTGGVRQSMTEFHGGILCIVAAGEGAHLAVVTDDDADVGVVGHNMLGLIEQIGVFLSAPPREIEAGV is encoded by the coding sequence ATGAGCAGCAGCACCGACCGCGACCTCGACTGGCTGCTGGAGAACCTGCTGACCGCCACCCCCGGCGCGCGGCACGCCCTGGTCCTCTCGGCCGACGGCCTGAAGCTCTGCCACACCGCCGAGCTGGGCACCGACCGGGCCGACCAGCTGGCCGCGATCGCCTCCGGCATGCAGAGCCTCGCGCACGGCGCCTCGATCGAGTTCGGTGACCGCACCGGCGGGGTCCGCCAGTCGATGACCGAGTTCCACGGCGGGATCCTGTGCATCGTGGCGGCCGGCGAGGGCGCCCACCTGGCCGTGGTCACCGACGACGACGCCGACGTCGGCGTCGTGGGGCACAACATGCTGGGGCTGATCGAGCAGATCGGGGTCTTCCTGAGCGCCCCGCCGCGCGAGATCGAGGCCGGGGTGTGA
- a CDS encoding ATP/GTP-binding protein produces the protein MVSNSSDAALLAGRAPLVGTASNGLKIVVVGGFGVGKTTLVGSVSEIRPLNTEETMTRAGEGIDDLAGIEEKRSTTVAFDFGRITLNAENVLYLFGAPGQERFWFLWDRLFSGALGAVVLVDTRRLEESWYAIDRLEHHGTPFVVARNNFGPQEHTLEEIRAALDLPAHIPLIDCDARDRASSKQVLIELVRHLHRLALAEASREDTP, from the coding sequence ATGGTCTCCAACAGCTCTGACGCCGCCCTGCTGGCCGGGCGGGCGCCACTGGTCGGCACCGCCTCGAACGGCCTGAAGATCGTCGTGGTGGGCGGCTTCGGCGTGGGCAAGACCACCCTGGTCGGCTCGGTGAGCGAGATACGCCCGCTCAACACCGAGGAGACGATGACCCGGGCCGGGGAGGGCATCGACGACCTCGCCGGCATCGAGGAGAAGCGCTCCACCACCGTCGCCTTCGACTTCGGCCGGATCACGCTGAACGCCGAGAACGTGCTCTACCTGTTCGGCGCGCCCGGCCAGGAGCGCTTCTGGTTCCTCTGGGACCGGCTGTTCAGCGGCGCGCTCGGTGCGGTCGTCCTGGTGGACACCCGCCGGCTGGAGGAGTCCTGGTACGCCATCGACCGCCTCGAACACCACGGCACCCCGTTCGTGGTGGCCCGCAACAACTTCGGGCCGCAGGAGCACACCCTGGAGGAGATCAGGGCCGCCCTGGACCTCCCCGCGCACATCCCGCTGATCGACTGCGACGCCCGGGACCGCGCGTCGAGCAAGCAGGTGCTGATCGAGCTCGTCCGCCATCTGCACCGCCTGGCGCTGGCAGAGGCCTCCAGAGAGGACACCCCGTGA
- a CDS encoding cytochrome P450, producing the protein MTEPASTPPPGCPAHADAAPLYGPRFQTDPGGVYRELREQHGPVAPVELAGGVPAWLVIGYRELQLVTGQSKVFGRDSTRWNQWPHIPADWPLKPMMAPVPSILYAEGAEHQRRSAAVTDALAGVDPYELRKYSEEIADRLIDSFAGRGEVDLVAEYAHRMPLLVLCRMLGLGEDEAPVLIQGLVAMLDGGADAQAGAQQLLTVMLDLVRRRRERPAADLTSRLLAHEAGLDDEEVMRDLRVLLIAGHQPCAYWIANALRLMLTDERFAASLSGGRRSIGQALGEALWEDTPTQIFAGRWATRDTQLGGQRIAKGDMVLLGFAGANADPTVRQESGRPAEGNRAYLSFSYGDHGCPFPAREAAEVIATTAIEVLLDRLPDLRLAVTESALVWRPSAWVRALVALPVAFTPGYVAE; encoded by the coding sequence GTGACCGAGCCCGCGTCCACGCCCCCGCCCGGCTGCCCGGCGCACGCCGACGCGGCCCCGCTGTACGGGCCGCGCTTCCAGACCGATCCCGGCGGCGTGTACCGGGAGCTGCGCGAGCAGCACGGCCCGGTCGCCCCGGTCGAGCTGGCCGGCGGGGTGCCCGCCTGGCTGGTGATCGGCTACCGCGAACTCCAACTGGTCACCGGCCAGTCGAAGGTCTTCGGCCGGGACTCCACCCGGTGGAACCAGTGGCCGCACATCCCCGCCGACTGGCCGCTCAAGCCGATGATGGCCCCCGTCCCGTCGATCCTCTACGCGGAGGGCGCCGAGCACCAGCGCCGCAGCGCCGCGGTGACCGACGCGCTGGCCGGCGTCGACCCGTACGAACTGCGCAAGTACAGCGAGGAGATCGCCGACCGGCTGATCGACTCCTTCGCCGGGCGCGGCGAGGTGGACCTGGTCGCCGAGTACGCGCACCGGATGCCGCTGCTGGTGCTGTGCCGGATGCTCGGCCTGGGCGAGGACGAGGCCCCGGTGCTGATCCAGGGTCTGGTCGCGATGCTGGACGGCGGCGCCGACGCGCAGGCCGGCGCTCAGCAACTGCTCACCGTGATGCTGGACCTGGTGCGCCGCCGGCGCGAGCGGCCCGCCGCCGACCTCACCTCGCGGCTGCTCGCGCACGAGGCCGGCCTGGACGACGAGGAGGTCATGCGCGACCTGCGGGTCCTGCTGATCGCCGGTCACCAGCCGTGCGCGTACTGGATCGCCAACGCGCTGCGGCTGATGCTCACCGACGAGCGCTTCGCGGCCTCGCTCTCCGGCGGGCGGCGCTCGATCGGGCAGGCGCTCGGCGAGGCGCTGTGGGAGGACACCCCGACCCAGATCTTCGCCGGGCGCTGGGCCACCCGCGACACCCAGCTCGGCGGGCAGCGGATCGCCAAGGGCGACATGGTGCTGCTGGGCTTCGCCGGAGCCAACGCGGACCCGACCGTCCGCCAGGAGTCGGGCCGCCCGGCCGAGGGCAACCGCGCCTACCTGAGCTTCTCCTACGGCGACCACGGCTGCCCGTTCCCGGCCCGGGAGGCCGCCGAGGTGATCGCCACCACCGCGATCGAGGTCCTGCTGGACCGGCTGCCGGACCTTCGGCTGGCGGTGACCGAGAGCGCCCTGGTGTGGCGGCCCTCGGCGTGGGTGCGGGCGCTGGTGGCGCTGCCGGTGGCGTTCACGCCGGGTTATGTGGCGGAGTGA
- a CDS encoding cytochrome P450: MTEPIVMDPLARDNAAEGALLRAAGPVVPVELLGVRGWAVTRHAEARQLLTDARLVKDAAHWAAYQRGEVPKSWPLIGLAVPGPSMVTTDGPAHRRLRAIVAQAFTPRRVELMRPKVEQVTAELLDRLAAAGPVVDLKTAFAFPLPMSVIGWLLGVPEHDHAYIRELYERFFSSTTKPADVPATIAALNAFVADLVARRRAEPGDDLISALLAADVEGGALTDTEAAATLRVIIAAGHETTVNLITNAVRALLAHPDQLALARAGEVGWPAVVEESLRWTPPTSNFLFRFATEDVKAGGTVIPAGDAVLISYNAIGRDPLQHGVTAEVFDITRDPSRHLSFGHGPHVCPGSPLARLEAVVALPALFERFPGLALAVGDEDLRPNPTMVVNSLRDLPVTL; the protein is encoded by the coding sequence ATGACCGAGCCGATCGTGATGGATCCGCTGGCGCGCGACAACGCGGCGGAGGGTGCGCTGCTGCGCGCGGCCGGGCCGGTGGTGCCGGTGGAGCTGCTGGGCGTGCGCGGCTGGGCGGTCACCCGGCACGCGGAGGCCCGGCAGCTGCTCACCGACGCCCGGCTGGTGAAGGACGCCGCGCACTGGGCGGCCTACCAGCGGGGCGAGGTGCCGAAGAGCTGGCCGCTGATCGGCCTGGCCGTCCCCGGCCCGTCGATGGTGACCACGGACGGCCCCGCCCACCGCCGGCTGCGGGCGATCGTGGCGCAGGCCTTCACCCCGCGCCGGGTGGAGCTGATGCGGCCCAAGGTCGAGCAGGTCACCGCGGAGCTGCTCGACCGGCTGGCCGCGGCCGGCCCGGTGGTCGACCTCAAGACGGCGTTCGCCTTCCCGCTGCCGATGTCGGTGATCGGCTGGCTGCTGGGCGTGCCCGAGCACGACCACGCGTACATCCGTGAGCTGTACGAGCGGTTCTTCTCCAGCACCACGAAGCCCGCCGACGTGCCGGCCACCATCGCCGCGCTGAACGCCTTCGTGGCCGACCTGGTGGCCCGCCGCCGGGCCGAGCCCGGCGACGACCTGATCAGCGCCCTGCTGGCGGCCGACGTGGAGGGCGGCGCGCTCACCGACACGGAGGCCGCGGCGACGCTGCGGGTGATCATCGCGGCCGGGCACGAGACGACCGTCAACCTGATCACCAACGCGGTACGGGCGCTGCTGGCCCACCCCGACCAGCTGGCGCTGGCCCGGGCGGGCGAGGTGGGCTGGCCGGCGGTGGTCGAGGAGTCGCTCCGCTGGACGCCGCCGACCAGCAACTTCCTGTTCCGCTTCGCCACCGAGGACGTCAAGGCGGGCGGCACGGTGATCCCGGCCGGGGACGCGGTGCTGATCTCGTACAACGCGATCGGCCGGGACCCGCTGCAGCACGGGGTCACCGCCGAGGTGTTCGACATCACCCGGGATCCGTCCCGGCACCTGTCCTTCGGCCACGGGCCGCACGTCTGCCCGGGCTCCCCGCTGGCCCGGCTGGAGGCGGTCGTGGCGCTGCCCGCGCTGTTCGAGCGGTTCCCCGGGCTGGCCCTGGCGGTCGGCGACGAGGACCTGCGGCCCAACCCGACGATGGTCGTCAACAGTCTGCGGGACCTTCCCGTCACCCTGTGA
- a CDS encoding ABC transporter substrate-binding protein, with protein MTTLLRRRLLAVPAVLGLALAAACSNSSSGGGGGASAAATLTGDCAKYQPYAGHSGTKVTMFASILSPESDSLEKSWAEFSSCTGIKISYEGSNDFESQLPVRVSGGNAPDFAIIPQPGLLAQMVKTGKVVKPPAGTVANEDKWSPVWKTYGSVNGTFYAAPMSANMKSLVWYSPKAFKAAGYEVPKTWADMMTLSTKIATSGSMKPWCGGIGSGTATGWPATDWVEEVVLGSYGGDVYDQWVSHQIKFSDPKITGAMKTVADWMQNPAFVNGGIGDVKSIATTTFQDAGAPILAGKCAMLQQASFYRAQWAKGTKISADGDVFAFHLPAVNPQVNNPVEGGGEFLAAFSSRPEVQAVQNYLSSSDWASSRVKVSSGWVSANQGVDKSLYTDPIDKISAEALTDPAATFRFDGSDLMPAAVGAGQEWKSFTAWFAEGQSIQKVAADIDAAWPQ; from the coding sequence ATGACCACACTCCTGCGGCGGCGCCTGCTGGCCGTCCCCGCCGTTCTCGGCCTCGCGCTCGCCGCGGCGTGCTCGAACAGTTCCTCCGGCGGTGGCGGCGGTGCCTCGGCCGCCGCGACGCTCACCGGCGACTGTGCCAAGTACCAGCCCTACGCCGGCCACTCCGGGACGAAGGTGACGATGTTCGCCTCGATCCTCAGCCCGGAGTCGGACTCGCTGGAGAAGTCCTGGGCCGAGTTCAGCTCTTGTACGGGCATCAAGATCTCGTACGAGGGCTCCAACGACTTCGAGTCGCAGCTGCCCGTCCGGGTGAGCGGCGGCAACGCCCCCGACTTCGCGATCATCCCGCAGCCGGGCCTGCTCGCCCAGATGGTGAAGACCGGCAAGGTCGTGAAGCCGCCGGCGGGCACCGTGGCGAACGAGGACAAGTGGAGCCCGGTCTGGAAGACCTACGGCTCGGTCAACGGCACCTTCTACGCGGCGCCGATGAGCGCCAACATGAAGTCGCTGGTCTGGTACTCGCCGAAGGCCTTCAAGGCGGCCGGCTACGAGGTGCCGAAGACCTGGGCCGACATGATGACCCTCAGTACCAAGATCGCCACGTCGGGCAGCATGAAGCCCTGGTGCGGCGGCATCGGCTCCGGCACCGCGACCGGCTGGCCGGCCACCGACTGGGTCGAGGAGGTCGTCCTCGGCAGCTACGGCGGCGACGTCTACGACCAGTGGGTCAGCCACCAGATCAAGTTCAGCGACCCGAAGATCACCGGCGCGATGAAGACGGTGGCCGACTGGATGCAGAACCCGGCCTTCGTCAACGGCGGCATCGGCGACGTGAAGTCGATCGCCACCACGACCTTCCAGGACGCCGGTGCGCCGATCCTCGCCGGCAAGTGCGCGATGCTCCAGCAGGCCTCGTTCTACCGCGCGCAGTGGGCCAAGGGCACCAAGATCAGTGCGGACGGCGACGTCTTCGCCTTCCACCTGCCGGCGGTGAACCCGCAGGTCAACAACCCGGTCGAGGGCGGCGGCGAGTTCCTGGCCGCGTTCTCCTCGCGGCCCGAGGTGCAGGCCGTGCAGAACTACCTCTCCAGCAGCGACTGGGCGAGCAGCCGGGTGAAGGTATCCTCGGGCTGGGTCTCCGCCAACCAGGGCGTCGACAAGAGTCTGTACACCGACCCGATCGACAAGATCTCGGCCGAGGCGCTCACCGACCCGGCCGCGACGTTCCGGTTCGACGGCTCCGACCTGATGCCGGCCGCGGTCGGCGCGGGCCAGGAGTGGAAGTCGTTCACCGCCTGGTTCGCCGAGGGACAGTCCATCCAGAAGGTGGCGGCTGACATCGACGCGGCCTGGCCGCAGTAA
- a CDS encoding sugar ABC transporter permease, producing the protein MPTVSASAVQLADSAWTDASIKLGNSVGAIAGFLGILLLIFFAAGRAGGRFTRPLAIAVMLGPAALLLVVGLVVPLVRTVYLSFSNDDSTRSVGGANYGWALTTDSIHQVLWNTLLWLVIAPLVATGLGLLLALLVDRMRGQAVYKSLLFMPMAISLVGASIIWKFVYDARDPAQPQIGLLSQIAISLGWHHPPNWILSHPLNNFLLMVVMVWVQTGFAMVVLSAAIKAIPDEITEAARLDGARGFRLFRHVTVPMIRTTLVVVLTTVMITTLKAFDIVRTMTGGNFGTQVLANEMYSQSFVQFNVGRGSALAVILFLAVTPLVAYNIVQLRKEREHR; encoded by the coding sequence ATGCCCACGGTCTCGGCCTCGGCCGTCCAGCTCGCCGATTCGGCCTGGACGGACGCGTCGATCAAGCTCGGCAACAGCGTCGGCGCCATCGCCGGCTTTCTCGGCATTCTGCTCCTGATCTTCTTCGCGGCCGGCCGGGCCGGCGGCCGGTTCACCCGGCCGCTGGCGATCGCCGTGATGCTCGGCCCGGCGGCGCTGCTGCTGGTGGTGGGCCTGGTGGTGCCGCTGGTGCGCACCGTCTACCTGAGCTTCTCCAACGACGACTCGACCCGGTCGGTGGGCGGCGCCAACTACGGCTGGGCGCTGACGACGGACTCCATCCACCAGGTGCTGTGGAACACCCTGCTCTGGCTGGTGATCGCCCCACTGGTGGCCACCGGCCTCGGCCTGCTGCTGGCCCTGCTGGTCGACCGGATGCGCGGCCAGGCGGTCTACAAGTCGCTGCTCTTCATGCCGATGGCGATCTCGCTGGTCGGCGCCTCGATCATCTGGAAGTTCGTCTACGACGCCCGTGACCCCGCGCAGCCGCAGATCGGTCTGCTGAGCCAGATCGCGATCAGCCTGGGCTGGCACCACCCGCCGAACTGGATCCTGTCGCACCCCCTCAACAACTTCCTGCTGATGGTGGTCATGGTCTGGGTGCAGACCGGTTTCGCGATGGTGGTGCTGTCCGCGGCGATCAAGGCGATCCCGGACGAGATCACCGAGGCGGCCCGGCTGGACGGCGCCCGCGGATTCCGGCTGTTCCGGCACGTGACGGTGCCGATGATCCGCACCACCCTGGTGGTGGTGCTCACCACGGTCATGATCACCACGCTGAAGGCCTTCGACATCGTCCGCACCATGACCGGCGGCAACTTCGGCACCCAGGTGCTGGCCAACGAGATGTACTCGCAGTCCTTCGTCCAGTTCAACGTCGGACGCGGCAGCGCGCTCGCGGTGATCCTCTTCCTGGCGGTGACCCCGCTGGTGGCCTACAACATCGTCCAGCTGCGCAAGGAGCGTGAGCACCGATGA
- a CDS encoding carbohydrate ABC transporter permease: protein MPPVKAARKAFSNPIASLLMIVVTVLWTIPTLGLLVTSIRPKQDVATTGWWEFFAHPDATLANYHTVLFEGGFGVSGGLLPYLVNSLAISVPATVFPLVLAAMAAYALAWVKFRGSDVLFFVIFALQVVPLQMALIPLLQLFSGGAHLGSVTIVPSFDLSGTYAPVWLAHTMFALPLAIFLLHNFIAQLPRDLMEAAVVDGASHFKIFRSIVLPLCTPALASFAIFQFLWVWNDLLVALTFAGGTPEVAPMTVRLAQLTGSFGGRWELLTAGAFLSLIVPLIVFFALQRYFVRGLLAGSVKG from the coding sequence GTGCCGCCGGTGAAGGCCGCCCGCAAGGCGTTCAGCAACCCGATCGCCTCCCTGCTGATGATCGTGGTCACGGTGCTGTGGACGATCCCGACCCTCGGCCTGCTGGTCACCTCGATCCGGCCCAAGCAGGACGTGGCCACCACCGGCTGGTGGGAGTTCTTCGCGCACCCCGACGCCACCCTCGCGAACTACCACACCGTGCTCTTCGAGGGCGGCTTCGGCGTCAGCGGCGGCCTGCTGCCGTACCTGGTGAACTCGCTGGCGATCAGCGTGCCGGCGACGGTCTTCCCGCTGGTGCTGGCCGCGATGGCGGCGTACGCACTGGCCTGGGTGAAGTTCCGCGGCAGCGACGTGCTGTTCTTCGTGATCTTCGCGCTGCAGGTGGTGCCGCTGCAGATGGCGCTGATCCCGCTGCTGCAGCTCTTCTCGGGCGGCGCGCACCTTGGCTCGGTGACGATCGTGCCGTCCTTCGACCTCAGCGGGACGTACGCGCCGGTCTGGCTGGCGCACACGATGTTCGCCCTGCCGCTGGCCATCTTCCTGCTGCACAACTTCATCGCCCAGCTGCCCCGGGACCTCATGGAGGCGGCGGTCGTCGACGGCGCCTCGCACTTCAAGATCTTCCGGTCGATCGTGCTCCCGCTCTGCACCCCGGCGCTGGCCTCGTTCGCGATCTTCCAGTTCCTCTGGGTCTGGAACGACCTGCTGGTGGCGCTGACCTTCGCGGGCGGCACCCCGGAGGTGGCGCCGATGACCGTCCGGCTGGCCCAGCTGACCGGCTCGTTCGGCGGCCGCTGGGAGCTGCTGACGGCCGGCGCCTTCCTGTCGCTGATCGTCCCGCTGATCGTCTTCTTCGCGCTCCAGCGGTACTTCGTGCGCGGGCTGCTGGCGGGATCGGTGAAGGGCTGA